GGAAAAGAAAAGCACAACAGTTACTACTAGTGTAACGTGCTTCTTGGTATACATGGCAGGAAGTATAATGATTTATATTAGCAGAAGTAAAACGTTCGACGTTGTAGAGAATTTGATTATGGTAATTTGTGCAAAATGCAAATTTACCCATTCAACCAAATTATGATTGATGTCTGAAGATAGCAATTCTTTTGCTTCCTGCCCGCTCACTAACTCCAAAAGGAACACCCCAAAACTGTAAACATCGCTTTTGTCAGAAAATCGCCTGAATTCACTGGCCCTGCATCAGCACATGACAATACAATTAATAATTACTCCATTAAACAACTGTAGTACAAAACCAACTAGCAAGTATATTACTCTGGGGCAAGAAAAACATCATCAACTGCCACTTGAGCAGATGTGCCTGCAGAATCAAATCTTCCGAGAAAATTGCGTAAACCAGCATCTGCTACTTTTGCTATGAAATTCTCGTCCACAAGAACATTTACTGTTTTGAAATCCTTGTGTATCAACCTAGGACTTAGAGAGTGAAGGTGAGCCAAACCTGTGCATATAAAGTGAGGATGAGCACACATATATATGCTATATCTCAAGAACGCTCACTTTGAAGCTTTGTGAAACCTTATACATGTTTTTAATAAGCCATGTTTTGTACATCATTCTTTTTCAGCACAAGATAAGATGGGTTAATACCAGAAAGCTAAAAGTACTCGCTGATTATTGTTTCAGCGCAAAACAAGATGAATTAATACCAGGAAAGCCATAAAATGCTCACTGGTTTTGCAGAAGATCACCTTTAGCTGCCCCAAGAGCTATTTGAAGCCTGTGCTTGAATTCAAGCTTTTCCTGTGAAACCTGACCAGCGCCTGAGATATGACATGGAGTTAGGTTAGATGCTCTAACGCagaatagaatagaatagaatagaaAAGAAGGAAGGGGGTGGAGTCGTAAATTGATGAAAGTGAATACTAGATTAATAAAATCTGGGGTTTgagggaagacaatgaaaaggCAATGAACAGGAATATTTGCAAGCGCAGAGGATATAGTCAGTTGCAGAGGTGTCAGTAATGGTTAAACAAAGGCGTGAAATTTTTTGCAAAACAGCATTCTGTTAAAAATTTTACTTTAGAACTGATGTGTCAAATTCACTAACGGCACGCGCAACAAGGAACACACAAAAGAATGAATGGAGGAAAAATAATTACCATACAAGTGAATAGACACACTTCCATTGGGTATGTACTCATAGACAAGAATCTGTACATCATTTTCCTGGCAATAACCTAAAAGAGTGACCAGATTTCGATGTTGAATAGATGAAAGATATCGAACCTGATAAGAAATAAACTCTAAGCTCAGTCGCAGCGTGTAATTTCCTATCAACGAATGCCCTTCAGCAATCCATCAATGTAACAGAAAAGCAAATTGGTTTCAAACATATAGAGCCAAAAAGTGCATTAAGCCCTAAACACGTATTCACAATTTCTTCAAGACCTCTTTAACAACGTCGAAATGAGCACTGTACACATATTGATGTCATTAAATCCATCAGAGGTGAAAAGGAAACTACAGGGTGAATGGCACATGCTAGAAAACTAGTAAAAAGCAATGTAGTGATAATAAGGAACATTTTACTTCCCATAGGTATCTGACAAGTATGCATATCAAGTTGGTGAGAAAGTGAGATACCTCCTCAACAAATTCATGGGTAGGAGGCGCGGGTCGCTTCTTAATGGCTACAAGTATCCCATCATGAAGCAATCCTTTGTAGACCTCCCCAAATTTCCCTTGTCCTATCAAACTCTTGTCACTAAAATTTTTTGTAGCAGCTGACAATTCGTCCATCCCGAACCTCCTAGCATCTCGCATAGAAAACTCAATTCCAACAGCTCTCCCAACTGCATAATTCAATTCAGCAATGGTGTTACACAGTGTTGGCAGTTAATAACACAACAGAGAAAAGATGAAGCTACCTTGAACAGAGGGATCAGAGGAAGCAGTGTCAGACGTTCTTGAAGCGTTCCTAGGTCGGAAAATGCAATACCAAATGGTAAACACGAGTATCCCCACCAATGCCACGCCTCCTGCAGCAGCACCACCTATAATTGCTGCAAGAGTCGTTGACATTTGGTCTGGGATCCAATTGAGCTAGGGTTCCAATACAAACAGAGTATTATTATCATACATGGAAGCTGAAATTCAGAAGGCTTTTAAATTGTTTGGAATCATACAGTGCCAACACATGCTCTGCAGAATTGGATGGCAGAAGATGAAAAGATGTGAAATTATGAGAGGATTAGCAGCAAATAAgtaatggaaaaaggaaaaaaagcaaAGGAAGGAGACGAGGAGATATGAATAGGGATTGAAAAGCAGTGAATGTGTGAGGTGGATAGGAAATGGTTAGCATATATACAAGGGGAAAAGCGAGGATTGAACAGCTAGTAATCAATCCAGCAACACTAATACTAATAGAAAAGCAGAGAGAGAGATAATGCCGACAGAAAGGAAGCTGCCGCCGACAATAAGCTCCACTTCACCAATCCCTCTACACcaattttgtatatttattacACAAAAACCCCCATCCACCCACCATTAAAACAGAGAGAGACGCTGCTTTGCTGGGAATCAAGGGTAGAATCTACTGAGTAAATAACAGAGAGAGGTTGAAacgtttttgtttaatttaaataatcaattaatttaatctaCAAATGCAAAATACATTAGGTTATTGGCATTGCACGTGACtcgattattataattaaatagatAAATAGAAGCATATAATTATAAACAAAGATTTGAGTGAGGCCAATCAATAATTGTAGTCCAGCTAAGTTGACATTGCTCCTACACCAAATCTTTTATTAACGCCTCTACTCATACCATTACCGGAATATTTATTTCTAATTTGATGCTAATTTCCATTGGATTCTTTATTGTAGTACAACACAACTAGCCTACCACCCAACTATTTTTAATCAAATCAATTGCCTATGCTTAAGACAGCCATTTGCTTGCATATGAATGCATGTATAAATTGAGTATGTATATAAATGAGGTATCTATCGAGTAAGTAAGGTCATTCACAGCGGTGGCGGATGGTCGCGTCATGTCACCTACCTAATTGATAGCTGACGTAGCCACGATACATTTAATTGCAtatcattttaaattatgtatttttcagttttcaattaatataattttaataaattttgtatattaattaagttgaaataaattaattttaatataggGTTCAGATATGATGACttttgaataatattttttaaataaagaatAAGGTAAAATGTCTTGGCTCGTGAATAATATAGTGAAAATATATGGATGACCTAAGCAGGGACGGATAAACCGCGCTAAGATTAAATACATAAAAAGtgattttatcaattcataatTCTCATTAAATATTGTGGAATATATTTAAGTTGAAGTTGGGCTTCTTCTGTTCTGGGCCGCGCTCATCACTAATCTATAAGCTTCAGccctacttttatttatttttaattgcaaATCAAATGGAGACATTGCTGTCTCTCATATTCCTCACTTCCCTATTTTTTTCCACTGTCAATAATCTTACTAATTAacttacaaattttaataaaggaaaaaaatagtTAGAATATTACTCTTAATGAAGATAAAGATAtcacataaaaaaatttatccACAATAAAAATGACTAATTTTTATTGTCGAAAACAAGGCTATTGGTTGTGGATGAATGAAGGTATAATGAATGAAAAAAGTTTGTTGATGAGATGGTGATTACTACATCTCCTCCATTTTATTCCTTTCCCTTTTAGGTGATGAAGGAATATACAGGTCAGTAGGGCTGCGATGCAATAATAAAATTctactttaaaaaattaaatataaataatgtaGAGATAGAAGTCAAATAGTGATGATTGTGAGCAAAATATGTTGAGATGTGTTTGTTTCCCCTTTGGGTTTCATGTGGGCATGAATGGTGGTGGTCATCTACTTCCCCAGAGCCACCTAATATTTTCTGAAATGCAACCATTTGTTTTGAATATGCAAAATGAACCAACTATATTATTGAATCGGGggtttcatttttaaatttctcTAGTGAGTTCAAAGCATTTAATCTTGAGTTGATGTGCTAAGACATATAGCTTAATCTATACATTTGATGTACCAAGACAAATTATGGatcaattctttttttggtaaaggattttaatggaattccattttaatgaagagcatTAGTCGTATTCCGcttcagg
This sequence is a window from Salvia splendens isolate huo1 chromosome 14, SspV2, whole genome shotgun sequence. Protein-coding genes within it:
- the LOC121765818 gene encoding probable serine/threonine-protein kinase PBL3 isoform X2 — encoded protein: MSTTLAAIIGGAAAGGVALVGILVFTIWYCIFRPRNASRTSDTASSDPSVQVGRAVGIEFSMRDARRFGMDELSAATKNFSDKSLIGQGKFGEVYKGLLHDGILVAIKKRPAPPTHEFVEEVRYLSSIQHRNLVTLLGYCQENDVQILVYEYIPNGSVSIHLYGAGQVSQEKLEFKHRLQIALGAAKGLAHLHSLSPRLIHKDFKTVNVLVDENFIAKVADAGLRNFLGRFDSAGTSAQVAVDDVFLAPEASEFRRFSDKSDVYSFGVFLLELVSGQEAKELLSSDINHNLVEWNLQEGGSISTIIDQRLGNSFTTEGMEEFMQLIVQCVNPSSERRSLMSYVVTELDRILEKEMSLTTIMGEGTPVVTLGSQLFMASK
- the LOC121765818 gene encoding probable serine/threonine-protein kinase PBL3 isoform X1, which gives rise to MSTTLAAIIGGAAAGGVALVGILVFTIWYCIFRPRNASRTSDTASSDPSVQVGRAVGIEFSMRDARRFGMDELSAATKNFSDKSLIGQGKFGEVYKGLLHDGILVAIKKRPAPPTHEFVEEVRYLSSIQHRNLVTLLGYCQENDVQILVYEYIPNGSVSIHLYGAGQVSQEKLEFKHRLQIALGAAKGLAHLHSLSPRLIHKDFKTVNVLVDENFIAKVADAGLRNFLGRFDSAGTSAQVAVDDVFLAPEASEFRRFSDKSDVYSFGVFLLELVSGQEAKELLSSDINHNLVEWLQNLQEGGSISTIIDQRLGNSFTTEGMEEFMQLIVQCVNPSSERRSLMSYVVTELDRILEKEMSLTTIMGEGTPVVTLGSQLFMASK